The following are from one region of the Alicyclobacillus fastidiosus genome:
- the galU gene encoding UTP--glucose-1-phosphate uridylyltransferase GalU has protein sequence MTIRKAVIPAGGLGSRFLPITKALPKEMLPIVDVPAIQFVVEEAIAAGIDSILIVTNSHKRMLEDYFDKSLELERLLEDQGKHDLSRVVREISSMVDIHFIRQKEPLGLGHALLCARQFVDGEPFAVLLPDELIQSDPPCLAEMKQVYEQFSTSVVAVQKVPFDDVERYGIIAPSTAFELQNIRLQMVDDVIEKPSRREAPSNCAVVGRYILEPEVLDILQGIAPGRGGEIQLADALRAHNEHHQMMALEVCGKRYDIGNKLGYLQACLDYALDRDDLNVELSGYLHSIARMPAPTDSFVKARV, from the coding sequence ATGACCATTCGTAAAGCTGTCATTCCCGCTGGTGGGCTCGGATCTCGCTTCTTACCGATCACCAAAGCCCTACCCAAAGAGATGCTTCCGATCGTCGACGTACCTGCGATTCAGTTTGTCGTCGAGGAGGCGATAGCCGCTGGGATCGATAGTATCTTGATCGTCACCAACAGCCATAAGCGGATGCTGGAAGACTACTTTGACAAATCGCTCGAATTGGAACGACTGCTCGAGGATCAGGGGAAGCACGACTTGAGTCGCGTCGTCCGGGAGATATCGAGTATGGTGGACATTCATTTCATCAGGCAGAAGGAGCCCTTGGGACTCGGGCACGCGCTGCTCTGCGCCCGCCAGTTTGTGGATGGAGAACCGTTTGCGGTCTTGCTTCCTGACGAACTGATTCAGTCTGACCCACCGTGCCTAGCAGAGATGAAGCAGGTGTATGAACAATTCTCCACTTCGGTTGTCGCCGTTCAAAAGGTGCCTTTTGATGACGTCGAGCGCTACGGCATCATCGCTCCGAGTACCGCGTTCGAGTTGCAGAACATCCGCCTGCAAATGGTTGATGACGTGATCGAGAAGCCGAGTCGCAGGGAGGCCCCGTCCAACTGTGCGGTGGTCGGTAGATACATCTTGGAGCCTGAGGTCCTCGACATTCTCCAGGGAATCGCCCCTGGACGCGGCGGCGAGATTCAGTTGGCCGATGCCTTGCGCGCACACAACGAGCACCATCAGATGATGGCGCTCGAGGTTTGCGGCAAGCGCTACGACATCGGCAACAAGTTGGGTTATCTGCAGGCATGCCTGGACTACGCGCTCGACCGAGACGATTTGAACGTCGAACTGAGCGGGTACCTGCATTCGATCGCGCGCATGCCCGCGCCCACTGACAGCTTTGTCAAAGCGCGCGTGTGA
- a CDS encoding transglutaminase domain-containing protein, with protein MKNILMTLVTTGLVLGLTTPSVTALAKTTSTPSISTTVAQDLVDQASGFSVPLGLAQAESTVKSALAAHPYINELVSSVDYSSSGSTTKVTVNWLQTKGQTATVDAQINQVLGRIVKPGMSDYDKEFVIHNWIVNHVAYDTSETKYTPYDAMVEGSAVCQGIATLAYRMLTTAGIPTYLVAGTAGGGSHLWDEVEIGGHWYQLDVTWDDPVNKQPGTVSYAYYNVTSAQLAKDHTWHTAGLPVANTNFESTIAALLKTTKDPEISQIASATGISADLTSQVVTAQTLKSVMQSDLNAHKKNFTLKFQGSMSQASGALNALSSAGLYGFSSLSYTLSASPTAGDTMIDVTAAY; from the coding sequence GTGAAGAATATATTGATGACGCTTGTTACTACGGGGCTTGTGCTAGGTTTGACAACGCCCTCTGTCACAGCCCTGGCCAAGACGACCAGTACTCCCAGCATCTCCACGACCGTAGCGCAGGATTTGGTCGATCAAGCGAGCGGCTTTAGCGTGCCCCTAGGGCTTGCGCAGGCGGAGAGCACCGTGAAGAGCGCGCTCGCCGCGCATCCATATATCAACGAATTGGTGTCCAGCGTGGATTATTCCTCGAGTGGGTCGACGACAAAGGTCACCGTGAATTGGTTGCAAACCAAGGGACAGACTGCGACGGTCGACGCGCAAATCAACCAGGTTCTCGGTCGGATCGTCAAGCCTGGGATGAGTGACTACGACAAGGAATTCGTCATTCACAACTGGATTGTCAACCACGTTGCGTACGACACGTCAGAGACGAAGTATACCCCGTATGATGCGATGGTCGAGGGGTCAGCGGTCTGTCAGGGTATCGCGACGCTGGCTTATCGTATGTTGACGACCGCGGGCATTCCAACGTATCTCGTCGCGGGCACGGCGGGCGGCGGCTCGCATCTCTGGGACGAAGTGGAGATTGGCGGACACTGGTACCAACTCGACGTCACCTGGGACGATCCCGTCAACAAGCAACCAGGAACGGTGAGCTATGCGTACTACAACGTGACCAGCGCGCAATTGGCCAAGGACCACACGTGGCACACGGCTGGGCTTCCTGTCGCCAATACCAACTTCGAGTCGACCATCGCGGCACTTTTGAAGACGACGAAGGACCCGGAAATCTCCCAAATCGCATCGGCTACGGGCATTTCGGCAGATCTGACCAGTCAGGTTGTCACCGCGCAAACGCTAAAGAGCGTCATGCAGTCTGACTTAAATGCACACAAGAAGAACTTTACACTCAAATTTCAGGGGAGCATGTCGCAGGCGAGCGGGGCTTTAAACGCCTTGTCGTCAGCTGGATTGTATGGCTTCTCGAGCCTGAGCTACACGTTGTCAGCGAGCCCAACAGCGGGTGACACGATGATCGACGTGACGGCTGCCTACTGA
- a CDS encoding NlpC/P60 family protein — protein MKRSLIAVTATLMSLATAGLGTAFAATNATYTMKPGDTLYKISVAQHVSLSALELANPKITNYANIQVGQVINIPTSSATVTAARATSGTTASTVGGSVSSGSSSTSGERQNILTYAKSLIGTPYAWGGDTPSVGFDCSGFVEYVYGHFGVTLPRESHDQATIGKPVSESALQPGDLLFFKDTDSSAALYANHVTHVGIYMGNGAMIESSSSNNNEGVVVVQNVFSNPYYYAHYYGARNVLG, from the coding sequence TTGAAAAGGAGTCTCATCGCAGTTACCGCAACCTTGATGTCCCTCGCCACGGCAGGACTAGGGACAGCGTTCGCAGCGACGAACGCCACGTATACGATGAAACCAGGCGACACGCTGTACAAAATCTCCGTCGCGCAACACGTATCACTATCCGCACTGGAGTTAGCGAATCCAAAAATCACGAACTATGCCAATATCCAAGTAGGCCAGGTCATCAACATCCCGACCTCATCTGCCACTGTCACAGCCGCACGTGCGACGAGCGGAACCACCGCGAGCACAGTCGGTGGGTCGGTGAGCAGCGGGAGTTCCTCCACTTCAGGGGAGCGGCAAAACATCCTCACGTACGCAAAGAGCTTGATCGGCACGCCGTATGCGTGGGGTGGAGACACACCTAGCGTTGGCTTTGACTGCTCTGGATTCGTCGAGTACGTGTACGGCCACTTTGGCGTCACCCTGCCACGCGAATCCCACGACCAAGCCACCATCGGCAAGCCCGTGTCAGAAAGCGCCCTCCAACCGGGTGATCTCCTATTCTTCAAGGACACCGACTCGAGTGCTGCACTCTACGCCAACCATGTGACACACGTCGGTATTTATATGGGGAATGGCGCGATGATCGAATCGTCGTCGTCAAACAACAATGAAGGGGTCGTCGTCGTCCAAAACGTATTCTCCAACCCCTACTACTATGCGCACTACTACGGCGCACGAAATGTGCTTGGCTAA
- a CDS encoding helix-turn-helix domain-containing protein, whose amino-acid sequence MIGERLKALRKEKGLSLSELADRAGVAKSYLSAIERELQSNPSIQVLDKIAAVLGVSVQALIQPDGDTESQLDPEWLELARQAMESGISKEQFIDFLEFQKWRKEQGE is encoded by the coding sequence GTGATAGGTGAAAGACTAAAAGCACTTCGCAAAGAAAAGGGATTGTCCCTTTCCGAACTCGCCGACAGGGCCGGCGTTGCCAAGTCGTATTTGAGCGCCATCGAGCGGGAACTTCAGTCCAATCCTTCGATTCAGGTGCTGGATAAAATAGCTGCAGTGCTCGGTGTGTCTGTACAGGCACTGATTCAACCGGACGGCGACACAGAGAGCCAGTTGGATCCAGAGTGGTTAGAGCTCGCTCGTCAGGCGATGGAGTCAGGCATCAGCAAAGAGCAATTCATCGACTTTCTGGAGTTTCAAAAATGGCGTAAAGAGCAAGGGGAGTAA
- a CDS encoding glycosyltransferase family 2 protein yields the protein MNTPARSTVQYPVQSNCERLTDSRENERVRYSVVIPVYNEQEVLDTTYDRVKAVMDTLGEPYELVFVNDGSKDGSREILERLSAASQSVKVLNFSRNFGHQVAISAGMDYASGDAVIVIDADLQDPPELILKMVEAWRQGNDVVYAKRTVRQGETLFKRWTAALFYRFLRLLTDVDIPVDTGDFRLIDRKVCDVMKGLKEKSRFVRGLVSWVGFRQTAVEYVRDRRFAGETKYPLKRMLRLSTDAITSFSEKPLKMAMYVGAMLSLTSIVALVCALCEPLFTGRGVSGLFALGAVVVFVNSILLIAVGILGQYVARIHDEARGRPLYILDSQPGLEEESRHGGV from the coding sequence ATGAATACACCGGCTCGTAGCACAGTTCAGTATCCGGTTCAATCGAATTGCGAGCGGCTGACCGACAGTCGAGAGAATGAGCGCGTCCGTTACTCCGTCGTGATTCCTGTGTACAACGAACAAGAGGTGCTCGACACCACGTACGACAGGGTGAAGGCAGTCATGGATACGCTTGGCGAGCCGTATGAGTTAGTTTTCGTGAACGACGGCAGCAAGGATGGTTCGCGGGAGATCCTCGAACGGCTATCTGCGGCCAGTCAAAGTGTCAAAGTGCTCAACTTCTCGCGGAACTTCGGCCACCAGGTGGCCATTAGTGCAGGCATGGACTACGCGAGTGGCGATGCGGTGATTGTGATCGACGCGGATTTGCAAGACCCGCCCGAGCTCATTTTGAAGATGGTGGAAGCATGGCGTCAAGGGAACGACGTCGTCTACGCCAAGCGGACTGTTCGCCAGGGAGAGACTCTGTTCAAACGGTGGACGGCCGCCCTCTTCTACCGTTTTCTGCGCCTCCTCACAGACGTGGACATTCCGGTCGATACAGGGGATTTCCGCTTGATCGACCGAAAAGTATGCGACGTCATGAAGGGGCTTAAGGAGAAGAGTCGGTTTGTTCGCGGGCTGGTTTCGTGGGTGGGCTTCCGGCAGACGGCCGTGGAGTACGTTCGCGATCGCCGCTTTGCCGGAGAGACGAAATATCCGCTCAAGCGGATGCTGCGCCTTTCGACCGATGCGATCACGTCCTTTTCGGAGAAGCCGCTCAAGATGGCGATGTATGTCGGCGCTATGTTGTCCCTGACCAGCATCGTGGCTCTTGTCTGCGCGCTGTGCGAGCCTCTGTTCACCGGACGAGGCGTGTCGGGACTGTTTGCGCTCGGGGCCGTGGTGGTGTTTGTCAACAGTATCTTGCTGATCGCGGTCGGCATTCTTGGGCAGTATGTCGCGCGAATCCACGACGAGGCGCGAGGCAGACCGCTATACATCCTCGACAGCCAACCCGGACTTGAAGAGGAGTCGCGGCATGGCGGCGTGTGA
- a CDS encoding sodium-independent anion transporter: MLAGVTISALVFGWRMANLRATTSIDEHNRKRYIIFGQMFFGTMTHFVDLFDMEHDPAEIIIDFSHSHIWDHSAVTGINKVIDLYAQAGGSVSIVGLNEERQQLVHKSGMNSLQM; this comes from the coding sequence GTGTTGGCCGGCGTCACTATCAGCGCATTGGTCTTTGGCTGGCGTATGGCCAACCTGCGGGCGACGACGAGCATCGACGAACACAACCGTAAGCGCTACATCATCTTTGGTCAGATGTTCTTTGGAACGATGACACACTTTGTCGACTTGTTTGATATGGAACACGATCCCGCTGAAATCATCATCGATTTCTCTCACTCGCACATCTGGGATCACTCCGCTGTGACAGGGATCAACAAAGTGATCGACCTCTATGCACAAGCGGGAGGCAGTGTGTCCATCGTCGGTTTGAATGAGGAGCGTCAGCAACTCGTTCACAAAAGTGGCATGAATTCACTTCAAATGTAA
- a CDS encoding GtrA family protein, with the protein MAACEGTWRGLIRQVIRFGFVGVLNTVVDFAVFFALVRLVHWNALIAQSVSYACGLCNSYVWNRLITFRAAPRSPAAQMLKFAVLNGVCYGVSEVCLIVLQAWMPLVATKVIMTGFTLLVNFAGSKWWVFRPVNKQLASE; encoded by the coding sequence ATGGCGGCGTGTGAAGGCACCTGGAGGGGCCTCATCCGCCAGGTCATCCGCTTTGGCTTCGTCGGCGTGCTGAACACCGTGGTCGACTTCGCCGTGTTCTTTGCATTGGTGCGACTCGTGCACTGGAACGCGCTTATCGCTCAGTCTGTCTCATACGCGTGCGGATTATGTAATAGCTATGTGTGGAATCGGCTGATTACGTTTCGAGCGGCGCCTCGCTCGCCAGCCGCCCAGATGTTGAAATTCGCGGTTCTCAATGGGGTGTGTTATGGCGTATCGGAAGTGTGTCTGATTGTCCTGCAGGCATGGATGCCGCTCGTCGCCACGAAGGTCATCATGACCGGCTTCACGCTCCTGGTGAATTTCGCGGGGAGCAAATGGTGGGTATTTCGGCCGGTTAACAAGCAGTTAGCTTCAGAGTGA
- a CDS encoding glycosyltransferase family 39 protein: MKPIYARVGWKRALLALVLVVSAFLNLYALGTEGYGNSYYAAAIKSMLMNWHNLFYNSFDPNGFITIDKPPVDFWVQALFAEVFGFHGWAMILPQALAGVASVFVLYKLVSRTFGPAAGLISAAVMALTPIAVAVQRTNEVDGLLVFVMLLATWCMWRAVETKRLRWLIWVGVFEGIGFNIKMMEAYLILPALYTFYYFASKQHWKRKLLQVLSMTVVLSAVSFSWAIAVDLTPTKDRPYVGSTQTNSEMALIFGYNGVSRLTGDTATGQISKAASGASGRGALKMGGGTPTDTGQRGFELGATPSTGSAHSGFGPGGMGSNNGAGSLGKGPTGQVQSASTGHGAFNTGTPGVLRLFQAQLSGQISWLLPIALLSIIPLLRNVRWRRSLTRREGGALYFAMWVVPMAVFYSIAGYFHQYYLITMAPGIAALCGIGLVKMWRDSARKTAWQRYLPTVFLVNLVFEIGIVRQYASVRGALITITVVCAAVAATLIWQVRRSVWCKRLGMTFGVIALLVSPGYWAMTPILDGVNASLPAAGPNTAVAFAASASGMAASAAASGDTALEDYLEKHYTATPGSYLVATVNANTAAPIILDTGLPVMAMGGFLGSDPAISVEQLEKLARAGKVKYFLIQSGGAGGLQSKITQWINANCKLVPSSAYESTASSSSTTAKVTNMGGGAQLYEYTGS; the protein is encoded by the coding sequence GTGAAGCCGATATACGCGAGAGTGGGATGGAAGCGAGCACTACTCGCATTAGTTCTCGTTGTCTCTGCATTTCTGAACCTCTATGCGCTGGGGACAGAGGGCTACGGAAACTCCTACTATGCCGCCGCCATCAAGAGCATGTTGATGAATTGGCACAATCTCTTCTACAACTCATTCGATCCCAACGGTTTTATCACCATCGACAAACCACCGGTAGACTTTTGGGTTCAAGCGTTGTTCGCAGAGGTGTTTGGGTTTCATGGATGGGCGATGATCTTACCGCAGGCTTTGGCGGGGGTCGCATCGGTGTTCGTACTGTACAAGTTGGTGAGTCGGACCTTCGGTCCTGCAGCGGGGTTGATTTCAGCCGCCGTCATGGCTCTGACGCCGATTGCCGTCGCCGTCCAGCGGACAAACGAGGTCGATGGTCTGCTCGTCTTCGTCATGCTTCTCGCAACTTGGTGCATGTGGCGAGCGGTTGAGACGAAGCGGTTGCGCTGGCTGATCTGGGTCGGCGTATTCGAGGGAATTGGCTTCAACATCAAGATGATGGAAGCCTATCTGATTCTTCCAGCCCTGTATACCTTTTATTATTTCGCGAGCAAGCAACATTGGAAGAGGAAGCTCCTTCAAGTGTTGTCGATGACCGTCGTGCTGTCCGCTGTGTCCTTTTCCTGGGCGATTGCGGTCGACTTGACGCCAACAAAAGACCGACCATACGTGGGGAGCACACAGACGAACAGCGAAATGGCCCTGATCTTCGGATATAACGGCGTCTCGCGGTTGACCGGCGATACGGCAACGGGTCAGATCTCCAAGGCGGCGTCAGGCGCCAGCGGGCGCGGCGCCTTGAAAATGGGCGGCGGGACTCCCACCGATACAGGGCAGCGTGGTTTTGAGCTGGGTGCTACTCCTTCCACTGGAAGCGCGCATAGCGGCTTCGGACCAGGCGGGATGGGGAGCAACAATGGCGCCGGATCGCTGGGGAAAGGGCCAACCGGCCAGGTACAAAGCGCAAGCACTGGTCATGGGGCGTTTAATACCGGTACCCCGGGGGTTCTGAGGCTATTCCAGGCGCAGTTGAGCGGACAAATCAGTTGGTTGCTTCCGATTGCACTTCTGTCCATCATTCCCCTGCTCCGAAACGTGCGGTGGCGCCGTTCGCTCACTCGGCGAGAGGGTGGAGCGCTCTACTTTGCGATGTGGGTCGTGCCGATGGCGGTCTTTTATAGTATCGCGGGCTATTTTCATCAGTATTACCTGATCACGATGGCCCCGGGCATTGCCGCGCTCTGTGGCATTGGTCTCGTCAAGATGTGGCGCGACTCCGCACGGAAAACCGCATGGCAGCGGTACTTGCCGACTGTGTTCTTGGTGAATTTGGTCTTTGAAATCGGGATTGTGCGCCAATACGCCAGCGTGCGTGGCGCGCTCATCACGATCACCGTAGTTTGTGCGGCCGTGGCGGCCACCTTGATCTGGCAGGTGCGGCGTTCCGTGTGGTGCAAGCGGCTTGGGATGACATTTGGCGTCATCGCCCTGCTCGTTTCGCCGGGGTATTGGGCCATGACACCCATCCTCGACGGTGTGAATGCATCGTTGCCTGCTGCGGGGCCGAACACCGCGGTCGCCTTTGCAGCAAGCGCATCTGGCATGGCTGCCAGTGCTGCTGCTAGCGGGGACACCGCACTCGAGGACTATTTGGAAAAGCACTACACTGCGACCCCCGGCTCGTATTTGGTGGCGACCGTGAATGCCAATACGGCAGCACCAATCATCCTCGATACGGGATTGCCGGTCATGGCGATGGGTGGCTTTCTTGGATCCGACCCTGCTATTTCGGTCGAGCAGTTGGAGAAGCTCGCGAGGGCCGGAAAGGTCAAGTACTTCCTGATTCAGTCCGGTGGAGCGGGCGGATTGCAATCGAAGATCACGCAGTGGATCAACGCGAACTGCAAGTTGGTGCCAAGCAGCGCCTACGAATCGACAGCGTCCTCTTCGTCGACGACAGCAAAGGTGACGAATATGGGTGGAGGTGCACAACTGTATGAATACACCGGCTCGTAG
- a CDS encoding RluA family pseudouridine synthase — MAKEVTLNVSEAQELLPFLLEQFPNKGRNKVKTMLTRGQVMVEGRIVTRHDHRLEPRQQVKVLGTASGMGEVLHGIRILFEDDHLIVIDKPPGLLSMATDQEHDRTAYRILMNHVRSGSKAARVFIVHRLDRETSGVMMFAKSEAVQQTLQNSWRDSVLSRAYIVVVEGKVAKPEGKIETWLKESSTKTMFVSRPGDGVKAVTNYRVQKSSGEFSLLEVHLETGRKNQIRVHMQSIGHPVVGDKRYGATKNPIGRLGLHAQVLSFRHPITEEVLTFETAIPPSFRKLFTASAMQ; from the coding sequence ATGGCTAAGGAAGTAACGTTGAATGTCTCGGAAGCGCAGGAACTGCTTCCGTTTCTTCTGGAACAATTTCCGAACAAAGGGCGCAACAAGGTGAAAACGATGTTGACGCGTGGACAAGTGATGGTCGAAGGGCGTATTGTCACGCGCCACGACCACAGGCTCGAGCCGCGCCAACAGGTAAAGGTCCTTGGCACCGCGTCTGGGATGGGCGAAGTGCTGCACGGTATTCGAATCCTGTTCGAAGATGATCATCTGATCGTCATCGATAAGCCGCCCGGCTTGTTGTCGATGGCGACCGATCAAGAACACGACAGAACAGCGTATCGCATACTCATGAACCACGTGCGCTCGGGATCGAAGGCGGCTCGGGTGTTTATCGTGCACCGGTTGGACAGAGAGACTTCGGGTGTGATGATGTTCGCCAAGAGTGAGGCAGTGCAGCAGACGTTGCAGAACTCCTGGCGGGACAGTGTCCTCAGTCGCGCTTACATCGTCGTCGTGGAAGGCAAAGTGGCCAAACCTGAGGGGAAAATTGAAACGTGGCTGAAGGAGAGCAGTACGAAGACGATGTTCGTCAGCAGGCCGGGAGATGGCGTGAAAGCTGTGACCAACTACCGAGTCCAGAAGTCGAGCGGGGAGTTTTCACTGCTTGAGGTGCACCTGGAAACCGGGAGAAAGAACCAAATTCGCGTACACATGCAGAGCATCGGTCATCCGGTTGTCGGGGACAAGCGCTACGGAGCTACGAAAAACCCGATTGGACGGCTCGGGCTGCACGCGCAGGTACTTTCGTTTCGGCACCCGATCACGGAGGAAGTGCTCACCTTTGAAACGGCCATCCCGCCTTCGTTTCGCAAGTTGTTCACGGCGTCCGCAATGCAATGA
- a CDS encoding transporter — MQAQGVMGFDPPAVPTKTKKQWMMGCYFAVIWMFSVLLQLVLAGRFRGYLGDQMIFHAWMTQIDQFGIANIYKTGQVDYPPVYLFMLDLYGKVANAVHIAVVPGGLWMKMPGIVLDACAMIAFFFATRGAQDGWRATVLTLFCLNPTILFDTAVWGQVDILDGILSFLAVAVSMKKPGVAGGVFSLSLLSKFQSIVVFPVLAVQAVRDGRNRHTARTPLRLALGVALPLVVIFGLLAVQGALGEMIDKAYIATTGEYPYVDMGAMNIWYYLFGTPPNLADSTTLFGGVTYKLIGLTLLFLATLYVACYLWFHQSAGNQVVVLKAATALCFAFYMLPTEIHERYVIMALIFSLAAALYDKRWMLLAVGLTLTSFCNLWSVCYNAVNPTSDMWMVYLNCVMLIAMFVMMRKEVVWPHNWRECWRPPGV, encoded by the coding sequence GTGCAGGCTCAGGGCGTTATGGGCTTCGATCCGCCCGCGGTACCCACCAAGACGAAGAAGCAGTGGATGATGGGATGCTACTTTGCGGTCATTTGGATGTTTTCTGTCCTGCTGCAACTGGTTTTGGCCGGTCGTTTTCGCGGCTACTTGGGAGATCAAATGATCTTTCACGCGTGGATGACGCAAATTGATCAATTCGGCATCGCGAACATCTACAAAACGGGTCAAGTGGATTACCCACCAGTGTACCTGTTCATGCTCGACCTGTATGGGAAAGTCGCAAACGCCGTCCACATCGCGGTCGTTCCAGGCGGGCTGTGGATGAAAATGCCGGGCATCGTGCTCGACGCCTGCGCGATGATCGCCTTCTTTTTCGCGACAAGAGGTGCGCAAGACGGGTGGAGGGCGACGGTTCTCACGCTGTTCTGTCTCAACCCAACCATCCTGTTCGACACGGCGGTCTGGGGCCAGGTTGACATTCTCGATGGCATTCTGTCGTTCCTTGCGGTGGCAGTGTCGATGAAAAAACCGGGTGTCGCAGGTGGCGTGTTCTCTCTGTCGCTGCTGAGCAAGTTTCAATCGATCGTCGTGTTCCCCGTGCTTGCGGTTCAGGCTGTGCGGGACGGCCGCAACCGCCACACAGCTCGCACACCGCTTCGGCTTGCCCTTGGTGTCGCGCTTCCGCTCGTCGTCATCTTCGGTTTGCTCGCGGTTCAGGGAGCGCTTGGCGAGATGATTGACAAGGCCTATATCGCGACGACCGGCGAGTATCCGTACGTCGACATGGGCGCGATGAACATCTGGTACTACTTGTTTGGTACGCCTCCGAATCTGGCCGATTCTACGACGCTATTCGGGGGAGTCACGTATAAACTGATTGGATTGACACTGTTGTTCCTGGCGACGCTCTATGTCGCCTGCTATCTCTGGTTTCATCAGAGCGCGGGCAACCAGGTTGTCGTCCTCAAGGCAGCGACGGCATTGTGCTTCGCCTTTTACATGCTACCAACGGAGATCCACGAGCGGTACGTCATCATGGCGCTGATTTTCTCCCTCGCGGCCGCCCTCTACGACAAGAGGTGGATGCTCTTGGCGGTCGGCCTTACCTTGACGTCGTTTTGCAACCTCTGGTCCGTATGCTACAACGCGGTCAATCCAACCTCGGACATGTGGATGGTGTACCTCAATTGTGTGATGCTTATCGCGATGTTCGTGATGATGCGCAAGGAGGTCGTTTGGCCGCACAATTGGCGCGAATGTTGGCGGCCCCCTGGCGTGTGA
- a CDS encoding aldo/keto reductase family protein → MKYRNLGASGVKVSEVSLGSWLTYGTATERETAIACIERAYDLGINFFDTSNAYNHGEAEKVVGEALRKYPRNSYVLATKVFFPMGDGPNDRGLSRKHIVEQCDASLKRLGLDYIDLYQCHRYDSTTPLEETLWALDDLISQGKVLYAGVSEWSAAQIANAKAIEAKRNLRPLVSNQPIYNMLVRYIEKEVLPTCESFGIGQIVFSPLAQGILTGKYKPGQGVPEGTRAANSETNHWINSYLRDDVLTSVQKLEGIAKELGASLSQLAIAWTLRQPGVSSAIIGASRVSQVEENAKAVDVVISDDVLGEIEAVLKEIDGFVPIW, encoded by the coding sequence GTGAAATATCGCAATCTTGGCGCTAGTGGTGTAAAGGTCAGTGAGGTCTCCCTTGGCAGTTGGTTGACATACGGTACTGCGACGGAGCGGGAAACTGCTATTGCTTGTATTGAAAGGGCTTACGATCTCGGCATCAACTTCTTTGATACCTCCAATGCCTACAATCACGGCGAAGCGGAAAAGGTAGTTGGCGAGGCGTTGCGCAAGTATCCTCGCAACAGCTACGTACTCGCGACTAAGGTGTTTTTCCCGATGGGAGATGGACCTAATGACCGCGGCCTTTCCAGAAAACATATCGTGGAACAATGTGACGCGAGCCTGAAGCGCCTTGGTTTGGACTATATCGATCTTTACCAGTGCCATCGCTACGACTCGACGACGCCTCTGGAAGAGACGTTGTGGGCTCTTGATGACTTGATCTCACAGGGGAAAGTGCTCTATGCGGGCGTCAGCGAGTGGAGTGCCGCGCAAATCGCGAACGCAAAGGCGATTGAGGCGAAGCGCAACCTTCGGCCACTGGTGTCCAACCAACCGATTTACAACATGCTCGTACGCTACATCGAGAAGGAAGTTCTGCCAACGTGTGAGTCGTTCGGCATCGGACAAATTGTCTTCTCGCCGTTGGCGCAAGGGATCTTAACCGGCAAGTATAAGCCGGGCCAGGGTGTACCGGAAGGGACGCGCGCCGCGAACAGCGAAACAAATCACTGGATCAACAGTTACCTTCGCGACGATGTGCTGACCTCGGTACAAAAGTTGGAGGGCATTGCCAAGGAACTTGGTGCGTCCCTGTCACAGTTGGCCATCGCCTGGACCCTCCGCCAACCAGGTGTGAGTTCCGCCATCATCGGGGCAAGTCGCGTCTCGCAGGTCGAGGAGAACGCCAAGGCCGTCGACGTGGTGATCAGTGACGATGTACTCGGCGAGATCGAGGCTGTGTTGAAGGAGATTGACGGTTTCGTGCCGATTTGGTAA